A stretch of DNA from Spirosoma endbachense:
GGAAATTACCGAAGATGATCTGATTCGCCTGACTGAAATCAAGATCAAGCGAATTTCCAAATTCGATGGTTTCAAGGCCGAGGAACTGATGCGCAGGCTGGAGCAGGAATTGGCCGAAACTGAAGATAACCTGGCTAATATTACCCGGTATGCCATTGCTTATTACAAAGACCTGCAAAAGAAATACGGCAAAGGTCGCGAACGTAAGACCGAAATACGGGCGTTCAACACAATTAGTGCTAATGTAGTGGCTGCTGCCAACCAGAAGCTTTACGTGGATCGGGAAGGTGGTTTTATCGGGTATGGCCTGAAGAAGGACGAGTACGTCAGCGACTGTTCCGACATCGACGACATCATTATCTTCCGGCGCGATGCCAAATGCCTGGTTACTAAAATTCAGGAGAAGATATTCGTCGGCAAGGATATTGTACACGTCTCTGTATTCAAGAAAAATGACGAGCGTAAGATTTACAACCTTGTCTATCTGGATGGGAAATCGGGAATTTCGATGGCGAAGCGCTTTCCTGTTACGGGCGTCACCCGTGACCGCGAATATGACCTGACCATGGGTAACCCGAAATCGAAACTGACGTATTTCAGTGCGAATGATAATGGCGAGGCAGAAATCATTACGATAAATCTGACGGCGCAGTCGACGGCAAAGATCAAGCAGTTTGATTTCGACTTTGCTTCGGTCGGTATTAAGAATCGGGGGGCACAGGGTAACATTCTGACTAAATACCCCGTACGAAAGATTACTCAGAAATCGGGCGGTGTTTCTACACTGGGTGGTGTCGATATCTGGTATGACGACCATCTCGGGCGGTTGAATCGCGACGAACGCGGACGACTCCTCGGCAATTTTGATGCAAAAGATAGCATTCTGGTCGTTTATAAAGATGGACAGTATGAATTGACCAGCTTTGATCTGACCAATCGGTATGAGCCGAATGAGGTGGCTGTGTTAATGAAATTTGATCCGGAAACGGTGCTTTCTGCGATCTATTACGAGATCAATCAGAAGGCGTGGTATGTGAAACGGTTTAAAGTCGAAACAACGTCGCTCGATAAGAAATTTAGTTTTATAGGCGACACCAAAGGGTCTAAGAACCTGGCTGTTACGGCCGATCGCTTTCCGCGTATTGAAATTGTGCATCAGGTAAAGGATCGGGGCCCACTCGAAAAAATGGTCCTTGAGCCAGAAGGTTTTATCGAAGTGCGGGGTTGGAAAGCACTGGGCAATAAACTTCCTTTTGCCAAAGTAAAAGAAGTAAAACTGCTGGCACCAAAGGTTGTAATTCCGAATGCGGTAAAGAATCCCATAAAACCGGCTGAACCTGTAGAAGCCAGTACAACGGAGACCGACGAAAAAGAGTCTGTTCAGTTAGGGTTGTTTTCATAGAACCATTAAATCCTTCCAGAACTGAGTTCTGGAAGGATAATACAGCATGGAAGAAAAGCCTTTTTTAGGATTACGAACGGTAATTTATGCGGCTCCAGACCTTTCGGCAACAAAAGCCTGGTATGCAAAAGCGCTGGCGATCGAGCCTTATTTCGATGAGCCCTTTTACGTTGGATTCAATGTGGGCGGTTATGAACTGGGACTTATTCCCGATGCGACAATTGTTGAGGGTAGCACCATTAGCTATTGGGGCGTTGCCGATATTAATAAAGTAATGCAAAGATTTCTTAATTTGGGAGCGACTTTACACACTGATATTCAGGATGTAGGCGACGGAATTAAGACTGCATCCATAAAAGATCCATTTGGTAATGTTGTTGGATTAATCGAAAATCCCCATTTTAGTTTGTAAAATGAACACGACGTTGGCCACCGACTACAGCGACGACACGCCCCGCGAAGCGGTTGGCGTTCGCGTGGTCAAATGGACCATCAAGTTTACCATCGCACTGACATTCACGGGGGCCATGGTCGTGTTGATTTGCAATTGGTGGGTTGTTCATAACACAAAGGACCAGATCTATTTTGACATCAATGAGTTACCCGCCAACGATGTTGGCCTGGTGCTTGGTACGAGCAAGTTTGTTCGATCTGGAAAAGAAAACCTGTTTTTCCGATTCCGGATGGAGGCAACCGCGCGGCTTTGGAAGGAAGGGAAAGTTAAATACCTGATTCTGAGTGGTAATAATGATTCAGAATACTACAATGAGCCGGTAGACATGCAGCGTGCGCTGGTAAAATTAGGGGTTCCAACATCCGTAATGACACTCGATTACGCTGGTTATCGAACATTCGATTCGGTGGTTCGCTGCAAAGACGTCTTCAATCAGGAAAAAATTACGATCATCTCCCAGAATTTCCACAATGCCCGTGCGCTCTACATTGGCAATCACGAGGGGATTGAGGCTATTGCTTTTGCCGCCCAGGATGTTCCTGATGGTTACTCCCTTCGCACCCTCGTTCGCGAATACCTCGCCCGACCATACGCCCTCCTCGACGTATATGTGCTGCGTCCACAACCAGAAAAAGGGAACTGGGAGCGAAAAAAAGACCGGTAAATTGTAATGGATTTACGGGTACCCAATCAAATCAGTTTTCACGGCTTTACTTTTTAAGCGGGTGTCCCAGGTAAATCATCACTAAAGGCATCAGCAAAAACGGAATTTCAATCAGTGCGGCTTTCAGGTTGTTGGCTTTTAGCTGGAAAGCGAGGATAAGCAGAATCAGTGCCGCATTGATCAGGTTGGCGATAAAATACGTTTGCGGAAACAGGATTAACAGCCCAACACTCAACGTAAGAATGCTTATTATGAGCAGAGCGGTCTTTCCAATTCCCAACGACGTGAGCATTTTGGAGGCTTCTGGATTTAAGTTATTCGATAGACCAGCCCATCCGTGTCTGACACTAAAGAAGACGGTAATTAGAATGAGGATTCCACTTATGATTTTCATTTTTTCAGGTGTTTTTCGCTTATAATCAGGTAGGACGACAGGTTCATTGTGTTGATTATGCTGCCTGGGCAAGCGATTTTTCAGCGATCTTACTAAATTGATTAAAAAGCACACCAGGTGCGATACGGCTAAGGAATTTCATTATACCGGCAATGCCCGGAAGGATCTCAACCTTGTTTTTCGTCAATCCTTGAATGGCAACCTTTACCAATTTGTCGGGTTCCATCATCATTCGGCTATCTACATCACCCCCAAACTTGTCATTTAAAGGCGTCTTTGCACCGGGAGCAACTAAGTCGAATACCTTAATAGTTGTCTTCTTCAACTGAACTCGCAATGATTGTGTATACGCACGAAGGCCTGATTTGGTAGCGCCGTAGATTGGGGAAAGCGGAAAGGGAATGAAGGCCAGACCGGATGTTACATTGAGAATGGCAGCCGATTTCTGCTTCAGGAGGTGGGGCAGGAATTGCTGGACCATACGGACCGGACCCGATAAGTTGATGGCAATTTCACGATTGATGTTGTCCTGATCAATCATTGGGTCAAGAAGGTTGAGTTTACGCATTTCACCCGCATTGTTGATCAAAATATTAAGCTCAGGGAATTGCCTGGTTACGTTGTCAAAAAGTTGGGAAATGGCTTCCGGATCGCTCACATCGCTTTGAAATGTGTGAACGTTGGGTAGCTTTCTCTTCGTCTGGTCGAGCCTGGCCTGATCTCTTCCGGTAATAATGACCGTACTGCCAAGGTCAAGCAGTTGGGAAGCAAATTCATAGCCCAAGCCACTGGTTCCACCCGTAATTAAAACTGTGCTGTTTCTAAGGTCCATCTTTGTTTATGAAATAGGATGGAACAAAGGTGATACAGAAAGTGGGCAGGGTGTTTGCAAACATCAATCCATCGTTTGCAAAATTCAACGTATTGCTTTAAGCCCGGAAGGCGACTGGAGCGAATGAGGTTTGCTTTTTGAAAAAATTGGAGAAGTGAGCAACCTCTTCGAAACCCAGACAAAAGGCGATTTCTGAAATGTTCCAGTCGGTTTGTTTTAACAGGATTTTGGCCTCCTGAATGATCCTGCCGGTGATTATATCTGTTGTTGTTCTGCCGGTATTTTCCTTCAGTACTTTATTCAGATGGTTTACGTGGACAGATAGACGATCGGCATAATCTTTAGCTGTACGGAGGCTAAGTTTTTGATGGTGGGACTCGATCGGAAATTGTCGCTCTAACAGCTCGATGAATAGGGACGAAACACGGGCTGAGGCCGTATGAGTAGGATAGAGGGATGTAGCCGGTTGAAGCTTTTGCCCATAGTGGATCAACTCAAGCACATAATTACGGATCAGGTCATACTTAAAGATATAGTCTGATGACAACTCTTTTTCTATCTTTCTGAATATGAAAGAAATAGTCTCTGATTCTTCATCAGAGAGCTGGAAAATGGGGTAACCGCCGGGCTGGAAAATAGGTAGTTCATCGAGAACTACACCACTTTTGGTCTGGACCAGAAATTCATCGGTAAATACACAAAAGTAACCGCCCTGATTCATGTCCTGCGGTAACCAGTGGTAAGGTACTTTCGGAGTTGCAAACAAGAGCGCATTTCGTTCAATGTCGATTACTTTATCCGCATATTCTGCCCGATTGCGTCCACTAATCAAACTTATTTTGTAATAAGCTCTTCGGTTGTAAGGCATAAACGGTTTTTCCCTGACCCTGGCAATCAGTTCATCAACATTAAATAGATTGAAGTGGCCTATTTCTTTGTTTATACCATCTGGTAAAAGTACACTTAATCCGCCTTCAGTAGCAGATGCTAGCTGTTGATAAAATTCGTCGAGTGAAATAATCTCCATACACTGGTTTGCGAAATTCAAATATAAACTTTCCTGAGCTAATTCAATCCGAGTAGAATGGCCAGCGTCTCGATATGCCAGGAGTAGTTCAATGAACTACGCTCGTTTAATTCCGCAAGCTACTGCAAAGGCCACTGTTAATTTCCCTCATTTGCTTTTACAGGCCACTCACCTTTTTTTGTTTCTACTCCATTGAACTAGTTAAGTTATTTGTTCCTGAAAGTAAATTCTGTAATAATAAGTACTGAAAAATACCGTTTAATCAACAACTATACGCTTTGTTCATCTATGAAAATTACGTACCTATTGGGAGTATTTGCTTTATTAGGGGCCGTAACGGCCTGCCAATCAGATCGAGAAACCGATCAATCACCCGCCCCGGTAGCTTCATCCATTTACAAAGAAAGCGGCAACGGCGAAACAACAGCCAGTGCACCGGATCTGGCAGGAGCGAGGGCGGCAGCAGCTACCACAACGCAGCAGCAGGAGGTATTGACGTATATCAACCAGGCTCGTTCTAAACCTTGCCAATGCGGTACTAAAGTTTATCCGGCAGTTCCGGCACTAGCTCTGAATGCCCAACTCAATGCCGCTTCCGATAAGCACGCAGTCGATATGGCTACCTATAATTATTTCAGCCACACTGGCCGCGATGGGTCGCAACCCTGGGACCGTATGACACGGGAGGGGTATAAATGGCGGGCTGCCGGTGAAAATATTGCGGCTGGATACACAACAACCCGTGCTGTGGTAGATGGTTGGCTAAAATCGCCCGGCCATTGCCAGAATATTATGAGTGCCAATTTTAAAGAGGTTGGTGTAGGCTACGGATACAGCACCAGTAGCAGCTACAAACATTACTGGGTAACCGATTTCGGCACTAAACTATAAGGTTCCAAAAGTTTGGCTTAAGCAGAATCCTTCATAAACAAATCGCCCGGTTCCAGACAACAGGAACCGGGCGATTTGCTGGATATGGCCGATTTTCAAACCGACCTTACGCTCCGTTATTTGGGCATATTCAGCAGGAAGCCAATTGTAAAATTAGAATCCCAGTCGAACACGAACTGATCGCAGCCAGTCGCATCGGCAATGGCTTTGTAGATGTTTAACCCCGCTTTCGACTTCGCATTGTCTAACTTATAAGCCGAAGGTGCGTCGAGGACCGTATAGCGTTCTTTGTCTTTTCTGACGGATTTTGCCAGCTCAAATGGCACCCCACCAATAATGAAGCAGGTTTTGCGGTGGTCTTCCGGCACTTGTTTGGCCTTGGCCGTTACTTCTGTTGTTACCGTCTCATCGCTGGTTCCATTCTGAAAATATTTGGCGCCATAGGTTTCCAGCGCTTTGGTCGAGCTACCTTCTTTCCAGGAAATTTTGGTGTTACCTGAGCCAATATCGACAACGAACGAATTGTTGTAATAGTCAGCGGGTAGGACCGACTTAAGCCCCAGCGAACCTTCCTGCTCAGGCGTAACGGTGTTTACAAAGTAATTCAGCGACTTCAGCGCTTTGATAATTTTCTGCGTGCCGTCGGCTTTTACCGCTCCTGAACTTACAACGAAGTGGATATCGCGACCACTTACCCCAAAATCGAGCATTTTGCCGATGTAACTTTTTAACCCCGACCGGATATCATCGTCCGAAGCCATGTTTTCAATGACCAGGCTATTGCCGAACTCCGCTTTTTCGAGTTTCCAGTTTTTCTGATCATCGACCCGGATAATGAAGGAGTTGAATCCACTGGCACCTAGCTCCACAACGCCCTTAAGTTTCCCACCGTTGGGGGCAGGGGGCGTATAGGTGAATGACCGACTCGACCCACCACTCGTTGCCTCGCCTGATGAAGCCGAGTTATTATCGGAAGCCGATGACTCGTCGGCCGAAGTAGACGATCCCTGCTCGTCCGATTTGGGGAGCGTAGCGGATTCTTCTGATTGTTTCGGCGCAATTTTGCGCAGGGCTTCACTACCACCGAAATACCGGAACCCGAAGAAAATAGCGGCCAGAATCAGGGCCGTGATTAGCAGCCGACCGGCTACAGTTAAACGTTGCATATGTTGAAAGGATGAAAGAGTGAACGAATAAACGAGTGAAAGAGCAACTAAATGGCTCATTTGCTCTTTCACTCATAGGTGATTAATCGAGCAGATTCCGATACCCGGCGTCTTTCTGCGGATTTGGGCCTAAATTAAGGGGTTGAGCGGGTGCATCGAGTTGCACCATTTTGAATTCACCTTTATTGTAAGCTTCCAGCAGAGCTTCGCCTTTATCGGAGAGAATCCCGTTCTGAATATCTACCCCATTGATGAAGTCCATCGAGAGATCCATCGCCCGCTTCATTTCGCCAAGTTTCATGCTCATATCGTCCTGAATATATTCCATGGACTGGTCGAAGTAAAACTTCTTGTCCGGATCGCCTTTAAAGATACTAACGGCCGTTTTGAGCGCGTTAGAACTATCTTTAACAATCTGGTATTCAGTTTCTTTGAGCCGAACTTTGATTTCAGTTTCCTTAATAATATAATCGGCGCTCTGGTTCACTTTTTCCATGAAGGCCAGCACGTTTTTCATATTCCGCTGAAGAGGCAGCAACTTTTCGTTCATTTCCTGCAAACCAGCGCCCTCGATGGTGGCCAGTTGAGCCGTTTCGCGCATACCAGGCTTGTCGCTTAAGGAGTTCGCTTTATTGGCTTCGGCAAACTTCTGCTTAATGGTCTCATTGTTTTCACCGATTTTCTTGTTCAGTTTAACCAGTTGCCCCGCCAGAATATTAATTTGACCCTGCATTTTCTCCCGTTTGTCTTTCAAATCCTGAATGTAGATTTTCATGATCGCAATGGGATTCAGTTGAATTACCGTACCGGTAAGGCTGCGCATGAGGGTTTTGAACAGGAAGAATACCGCTGTCCGAACATCTTTACTGGTGAACAGGAAAATCAGAGCGCCCAATGCGCCGAGCAGGAGAGCCAGTTCGAGCACGTTCGAAGTAGCTCTGATTAGAAATTCAATGATTCGGTTGAAATAAACGAGCCCGAAACCGGCAATACCGGCCAGGGTAATCATGCCCAGAATACCTTCGGGGCGGCTCCAGAACGAACGCTTTTCCACGTCCGTATTACCACCAAGTTGCGAAAAATCAGGAGTAGCCATTGTTTAGTGTTATCAGTTTAAGGTCATTTAGTCTTCAATGAGTTTGCTCAGTTTAAATCAACTGAAAATGTAGTCACTGGAAACTTACTTTAAATACTGCGTTATTTTGGTGATGTCGTTTTTGATTTGTTCTGTGTAATGCGCGAATGTCACTTCGTAGTTTTGTCGGTTCTGCGTGATTTTACCGCTTTGATCCGTGATTTCGCCACCGATAGCTGTTAGCCGATCGGTATTGGCACTGATCTTCTGTTGAATCTCTACCAACTGCTTGGCCAGTGCTTCATTTTCGGTTTGCAAGCGTTTCTGCTCATTCTGCAAACCACCAACCCGATCAGCAAGCGCAGCATCGACACTTTTTGCGAAAGCATCCCGGTCGTTATTCAGCGCTGCAATATACTGATTCGCGGTTTTAGTCAATGCGGCAATATCACCGGAACCGCCCAGAGCCTTAAAACTAGCCCAGGCCGCCTGATACTGCTTGTCTTCGGGAAGGCCCAGATTGGCCAGACTCCGCAGCGTTTCCCGATACTCGAAATAGTCGGGGCCCGGCGGATTGTTCTGTGCCAGTACATTGGCCAGGTGTTCGGCAAACTTGGGGTCTACTGAACCCGTACCTACCGGTGCCGGAGGTATCGGTTGAGTTGGCCCTGGAGTTGGCGAATTGGTTGCTGCCGGACGTGGCGTTGTTGGTGTTGGGGCAGCGGGTGTTCCGGCTGCAACGCCTGACACTTCTTCTTTAACGAAGAAATTCAGAATCTTTTGACCAAGCGATTTATCAGGTTCTGGCATAGTTTGTCTGTCATTACGGGGACGCCCGTGTTGTAAAAGACTGAACAATGTTACGAGGTTCAGGTCAATCCCGCAATATCAGATTTGGCCGAACGGTTGCGGGGCCTGACAAATTGTCCTGGGACGGGCCGAATGTTTGGCTGTCTATTCGGTTTATTCCTTTACCCACTCCGCCATTCGTTTTCGGAACTTATCGACTTTGGGTTCCGAAACAAGATGGATGTATAGGCTGTAGGGGTGTTGTCGATAATAATCCTGATGATACATTTCGGCGGGATAGAATGCAACGAATGGAACCACTTGGGTGACAATAGGCGCTTTGTGATTTTTCGAATCACGCCGAATAGCAGCGTCAATTCTGGATTTTTCGGCTGGTGTTCGATAAAAAGCAACGGAGCGATAGTGTTTACCTATATCGGGCCCCTGGCGGTTAAGTTCCGTCGCATCATGACCGGCAAAAAAAGCGTCCAGCAATGTGTCATAGGAAAGGATAGTCGGGTCGTAATAGATTTGTACGGATTCGGCATGACCCGTTTGATCCGTCCCTACCTGCTCATACGTTGGGTATTCGAGGTCACCACCGGCATAACCCGAAACCACGGCCCGAACTCCTTTCAGCGACTTCATTTCTTCTTCGGTTGCCCAGAAACAGCCCCCTGCAAATGTAGCAGTGGCCTCGCCAGACGTTAAAACAGGAAGGGTCGCCAGACGAGTGTCGACTGGGTTGGTGTTTTCTGCCGCTGTGCTGGTCGGCGCCTTATTACAGGCTGTAAAGAGCAGCGTATAAACGACCAGCAGGCTCAAAGCGAATCGTATGTTTTTCCAATACATGAAAATGTCAGTCATTGCTCTTATAACACGAGAATTGGAGTCAGGATTCCGATTCGGGGAATTCAACTAGCCTTTCGTCCAAAGCCGTGCCATGGTTTCTAATGTTGCAAAAACTAACCGTGGCACGGCTTTGGACGAAAGGTTTGCTCTATTTTAAGTGAGGTCAGGTTCTTCAACCTGACCCAGTGGTTTCCCGAAGCGTATACTGCCTGAACGACGAGGTTTTGAGAATCGCACGGCGAACCGTCCTCGCCGTGTCGGTTTCTTATAACCAACACCACATCTTTAAGAAACCGACATCAACAGCCATTGCTTTACTGACTAAGTCACGGATCAATAACATCGACTATTGCCAATGGTTTCTTTGCGAATCAGCCTTGGCGTTCACGGGCAATACGTCTGTTCGTACGTATCTTTGTTGCTGCATACTGACTCAATTGCTATGTCGCTTACAACCCTAGGCCTCGAACTGCCCACCGATCCACGCTGGGTGAACATCGCCGAAATGAACATCGGCGATATTTTGATCGATCACGCATATTGCGAACAGAAAGCAGCTTCGTCGTGTATCTCGCTCATCGTTCAATATTCTGACAAAGAGGAGCTGGTTGAGGTGCTGACACCAGTAGTTGCTGAAGAGTGGGGGCATTTTCAACGGGTTTTGAAAGAACTTCGCAAGCGTAATATTCCCCTCGGCCGTCAGCGTAAGGATGAGTATGTTAATCAGTTAAGGGCACGATTACGCCGGTCGATTGGCGATCAGAAAGAACAACTGATGGACAACCTGTTACTAAACGCCCTGATTGAAGCCCGAAGCTGCGAACGCTTTAAAATCCTCTCTGAACACATTGCCGACGAGAGTTTACGGAAATTTTACCGTGAACTGATGATCTCCGAAGCGGGCCACTACCGCAATTTCATCGAGCTGGCCGAAACATACATACCCGCTGAACGCGTACGGGAGCGATGGAAGGAGTTTCTGGCCGTTGAAGCTGATATTATAGCGAATCTGGAAGTTCGGGGCGACCGGATGCACTGAAATAGTTGCTCAGGAAAGAGCCCTGTTGACGTGAGTCAGTGCCCGACAAGTTGTACCTTTACTGTGCGACTAACCATAACGTTCATTTGACTTTTCTTCAACAAACGGCTCAGCGAATTTTTGACACGCACGGTCCCAGCCTTAGCGATGTTTGGGTTATTTTGCCTACCCGACGGGCAGTGTCCGTCTTTCTTGATGAGCTGGCAACGCTTTCAGATCGACCATTTCTGGCCCCCCATGCGTTAGCCGTCGATGACTTTATAACGCAGGCGGCTGGTCTACAGCTGGTTGATTCCGTAAGTTTATTGTTTGAACTCTACGACGTTTTCCGGGAGATCGATCCGTTGGTTGAATTCGAGCAATTTATCGGCTGGGCATCCGTCCTGCTGGCCGACTTCGACCGGATCGATCAGTACCTGATCGATCCCCCTGAGCTGTTTAGCTACCTGACCGCAGCCAAAGCACTCGAACGATGGCAGGTGGATCGACCGGCTTCCGCAAAACCAATTCTGGAAACGGCCGGTACAAATCGGTACTTTAAACTCTTCGAAAACCTTCAGATAGCCTATCATGCATTGCAAAAACGCCTGACCGATCAGGGACTTGCTTATCGGGGCATGGCCTATCGGTTGCTCGCCCAGAATGTCGACGTACTGATACGGGATAATCTAAGCTATGAACGTGTCTATTTTGTGGGCTTCAACGCACTGAGTCGAGCCGAGGAGCACATTGTTCGCGTGTTGGTTGATGCGAATAAAGCTGAATTGATCTGGGATGCCGATCAATATTACATCCGTGACTGGGGGCAGGAAGCGGGTGAATTTTTGCGCCGATACCGCGAAAATGGCTGGTTCTTCTCGAAAAAGAACCGCGAAGACCTGAGTCAACTGTCTAATAATCTGCTCGGTACCGAAAAAAATATTCGTGTCGTTGGTGTTCCCAATGCCAGTATGCAGGCGAAGGTAGCCGGAAAGCTTTATGCCGACTGGGGTCGGGAGCAGAGGAGCGAACCGACCAAAAAGACAGCCATTGTGCTGGCTGATGAAACGTTACTGATGCCCGTCCTCTACGCCCTGGATGAGAGCGTTACCGACCTGAACGTAACGATGGGTTTATCCTTACGCAGTTCATTGCTGTTCACGCTGGTTGATACTCTGTTTGAGATGCAGCGCACCGTGCATGAGTTCCGAACAAAGGACGGGCGTGATCTGCGCATTCCGAAATACCACCACCGGCATGTTGTCAAGGTCCTGAATCATCCGTTCGTTAAGCAATACGAGCGGATTCGGGCGTTGCAGTGGCCGGGAGGTGTGCAGGAAACGGGCGAGATTCTGCCCCCGGAGCCTTTGTTTCAGTGGATTTCAAAAACCATCGTAAAAGATCAGCGCGTATACCTCACCGAAGAGGATATGCACGAATTAGGCCAGCATGATCCGTTGATTCAGGTGCTGTTTGCGCGCTGGCCAAATGAGGAACCGATGAAGGCAATTCGCAGTTTGTATGACCTGATCGAATTGCTTCGTGATGTATACCGGACTAGCCAGGATGCCATTGAAATCGAATACCTGTACCTGTTCTTTACGCTGCTTAAACAACTGGAGGCAACTCTTGAGCGACAGACTGAATCCGGAAATGCCGAAACGGCCGTCACGGTGCGTAGCTTCCGGCAGTTTCTGTATGAGTTGATTCGACAGACGAGTATTCCATTCACGAGCGAAGGGAAGAGCCAGTTGCAGGTCATGGGTATGCTCGAAACGCGGGCTCTGGACTTTGAACGGGTTATTATTCTGTCCGTAAACGAAGGCATTCTACCCCAATCCCGTAAACTGAATTCGCTGATTCCCTTTGACATTGCTCAGGAACTAGGGCTGCCTACCTATCGCGACCAGGAAGCCGTTATGGCGTATCACTTCTACCGATTGCTGCAGCGGGCCAGCGATATTGTGCTGTTGCATACGACCTCAACCGATGCCTATGGAAACAGCAAGGGCGAACCCAGTCGGTTTATCCGGCAGATTGAGCATGAACTGGTTCCTCGTTCAAATGGCCTTATTCGGATTACGCATCCAACGGTTCGTTTTGGCCGAACGGGTATAAATCAATTGGCCGATACATCCGATCTGAGCGTTCCTAAAACAGAAAGCGTTCGGGCGGATCTAATCAAGCTGCTGACAACAAAGGGGTTATATCCCTCGTATCTGAATCAATTTGTTACGTGTTCCATGCGGTTTTATTTCAGCCGGATCGTGAACATCAGCGAAGAAGAAGAAATAGAGGAAAAGATGGGAGCCGCCGAATTCGGAAGCTGGCTTCA
This window harbors:
- a CDS encoding PD-(D/E)XK nuclease family protein gives rise to the protein MTFLQQTAQRIFDTHGPSLSDVWVILPTRRAVSVFLDELATLSDRPFLAPHALAVDDFITQAAGLQLVDSVSLLFELYDVFREIDPLVEFEQFIGWASVLLADFDRIDQYLIDPPELFSYLTAAKALERWQVDRPASAKPILETAGTNRYFKLFENLQIAYHALQKRLTDQGLAYRGMAYRLLAQNVDVLIRDNLSYERVYFVGFNALSRAEEHIVRVLVDANKAELIWDADQYYIRDWGQEAGEFLRRYRENGWFFSKKNREDLSQLSNNLLGTEKNIRVVGVPNASMQAKVAGKLYADWGREQRSEPTKKTAIVLADETLLMPVLYALDESVTDLNVTMGLSLRSSLLFTLVDTLFEMQRTVHEFRTKDGRDLRIPKYHHRHVVKVLNHPFVKQYERIRALQWPGGVQETGEILPPEPLFQWISKTIVKDQRVYLTEEDMHELGQHDPLIQVLFARWPNEEPMKAIRSLYDLIELLRDVYRTSQDAIEIEYLYLFFTLLKQLEATLERQTESGNAETAVTVRSFRQFLYELIRQTSIPFTSEGKSQLQVMGMLETRALDFERVIILSVNEGILPQSRKLNSLIPFDIAQELGLPTYRDQEAVMAYHFYRLLQRASDIVLLHTTSTDAYGNSKGEPSRFIRQIEHELVPRSNGLIRITHPTVRFGRTGINQLADTSDLSVPKTESVRADLIKLLTTKGLYPSYLNQFVTCSMRFYFSRIVNISEEEEIEEKMGAAEFGSWLHKVLERLDIDYRLKGKPVDESIVRQLLEEEFASSMKGRVIESGMNLLLYDLAKKLMLDFYRQQSDQVGLTVIGTEQTLETYLDVPLTNGQSIRVRIAGKIDRIERFGDQIRIVDYKTGKVDLPDKAPKDLAEKLLNDGKEDKMRQLWLYRYLALKNIRDHGGLPRDKAKRNIYPAANLPVEAGFYSFRDLKGGFKTNPVTFGADDSPAQYIHDSEELLRALVQKMLDPTEPFRKTDQLEMCQYCDFKGICGR